A DNA window from Candidatus Methanoperedens sp. contains the following coding sequences:
- the nuoK gene encoding NADH-quinone oxidoreductase subunit NuoK has protein sequence MSLYSYLLISIIIFTIGVYGIITQRSGIKILMCIELLLNSANLNLVAFSSYYDNAAGQVFAIFSIAIAAAEAAIGFAILVALFRLRDTINLDNINILRW, from the coding sequence ATGTCGTTATATTCATATCTCTTAATTTCGATAATAATATTTACCATAGGTGTATATGGAATAATTACACAGAGAAGCGGGATCAAAATCCTGATGTGCATAGAACTGCTTCTGAACTCAGCAAATCTTAATCTTGTTGCATTCTCAAGTTACTATGATAATGCGGCAGGCCAGGTGTTTGCGATATTCTCAATTGCCATAGCAGCAGCAGAAGCGGCCATCGGATTTGCTATACTTGTTGCATTGTTCAGGTTGCGGGACACTATCAATCTCGACAATATCAATATCTTGAGGTGGTAA
- a CDS encoding NADH-quinone oxidoreductase subunit I, which produces MTWITKNWTMVGIIQGLIVTMKHILRIGNRPTVTVQYPYQKMKVSPRFRGLHAVDEDACIGCGICEVNCPNGTIQIVKYKTRWYPQVNIGMCMFCGLCVDVCPMNAMKMTGNYETADYTRESLVYGPDRLLFKKEVKQ; this is translated from the coding sequence ATGACCTGGATAACAAAGAACTGGACAATGGTCGGGATAATTCAAGGGCTCATTGTTACAATGAAACATATATTACGCATCGGTAACAGGCCGACTGTGACTGTTCAGTACCCCTACCAGAAAATGAAAGTATCACCAAGATTCAGGGGACTGCATGCAGTAGATGAGGACGCCTGCATAGGCTGCGGGATATGTGAAGTAAACTGTCCGAATGGGACTATCCAGATAGTCAAGTATAAAACCAGATGGTATCCCCAGGTCAATATCGGAATGTGCATGTTTTGCGGCCTCTGTGTGGATGTATGCCCCATGAACGCTATGAAAATGACCGGGAATTATGAAACTGCGGATTACACCCGTGAGAGTCTTGTGTATGGCCCTGATAGATTATTATTCAAAAAAGAGGTGAAACAATGA
- the nuoH gene encoding NADH-quinone oxidoreductase subunit NuoH: MFANAYELIVFTLNYIGIYEPVNNTFKTLGIEYVLRIIIVLVEIAILFVFALLTIMFLTWMERKVVAMVQARYGPMVTGPRGLLQPVMDGVKLIGKEDIIPAKADRWVFTLAPFLVFIPALLIFIPLPFGESLIISDLSVGLLYLIAISAVSPIAILLAGWASNNKYSLMGAMRAVAQDISYTIPLAISAIAIVLFTGSLSTVEIVTAQNGTWFGFIPKWFIFLQPLGFVLFLIASIAEMGRIPFDFQESEQELVAGFFTEYSGMKFAMFFLAEYAHLFSVSAIVVTLFLGGWSFPYISLLPAALVPLVSLGVFLVKTYAVIFFAMWLRDTVPRVRIDQLLSLGWKIMIPLALLNLLVTGFLLTVGVFQ, encoded by the coding sequence ATGTTTGCAAATGCTTACGAACTTATTGTGTTTACCTTGAATTATATAGGGATTTATGAACCTGTAAATAACACATTCAAGACATTAGGAATCGAGTATGTTTTGAGGATCATTATAGTACTCGTAGAGATTGCGATCCTATTTGTTTTTGCACTTCTGACGATCATGTTCCTTACATGGATGGAACGTAAGGTTGTTGCTATGGTGCAGGCAAGATACGGTCCGATGGTAACAGGCCCGAGAGGATTGCTCCAGCCAGTCATGGATGGTGTAAAACTCATCGGAAAAGAGGATATAATTCCTGCAAAAGCTGACAGGTGGGTTTTCACACTTGCGCCTTTTCTAGTGTTCATACCGGCGCTTCTTATATTTATTCCACTGCCGTTTGGCGAATCACTGATAATATCAGATCTAAGTGTGGGGCTTCTCTATCTGATTGCTATATCTGCCGTGTCACCAATTGCGATTTTGCTTGCAGGCTGGGCTTCAAATAATAAATATTCTTTGATGGGAGCGATGAGGGCCGTAGCCCAGGATATAAGCTATACAATACCGCTGGCCATTTCTGCGATTGCTATTGTTTTGTTTACAGGTTCCCTGAGCACTGTTGAAATTGTAACCGCGCAGAATGGCACATGGTTTGGCTTTATCCCGAAATGGTTCATATTCCTGCAGCCTCTGGGTTTCGTTTTATTCCTTATTGCTTCTATCGCTGAAATGGGGCGCATACCTTTTGATTTCCAGGAATCTGAACAGGAACTTGTTGCAGGGTTCTTCACTGAATACAGCGGAATGAAATTTGCAATGTTCTTCCTTGCAGAATATGCTCATTTATTCTCAGTATCTGCAATTGTTGTAACGCTGTTCCTTGGAGGATGGTCATTCCCATACATTTCATTACTTCCGGCAGCATTGGTTCCACTGGTGTCGCTTGGAGTATTTCTGGTTAAAACCTATGCAGTAATATTCTTTGCGATGTGGTTGAGAGATACAGTACCAAGGGTAAGGATAGATCAACTCCTCAGCCTGGGATGGAAAATTATGATACCTCTTGCTTTACTTAATTTACTGGTCACCGGTTTCCTTTTGACCGTAGGAGTGTTCCAATGA
- a CDS encoding NADH-quinone oxidoreductase subunit D, which produces MKTDELLINMGPVHPSTHGVLRFKLTMDGEIIRKCEIVMGYLHRGTEKLGEMKTYMQFVPYTDRLDYISAFPNNYAYTKAVEELAGIEVPLRAEYIRVITLELNRIVNHLVMLGSLLLDLGASTMIMYGFRERENALQLFEMLCGARMTFNYIRPGGVREDMPEGFIPKLNEFINDMEKRIDDYEQLISGNEIFMGRMKGIGVMSTQDAINYGMTGPSLRGHGVNYDIRKLEPYSVYPDLDFKVCVRNEGDSFARYMVRIDEMRESLHILRQAVDQMPQAKPVSLAKYGIAPMTGASTAVSTYFPRIFTPPPGEVYSRIEAPKGELGFYIVSDGTIKPYRIKIRSPSFCNLTAIPKMVEGLMIPDLIAAFGTIDVVLGDVDR; this is translated from the coding sequence ATGAAAACAGACGAACTTCTAATTAATATGGGTCCTGTTCATCCCAGTACACACGGTGTATTGAGGTTTAAGTTAACCATGGACGGGGAGATAATCAGGAAATGTGAAATCGTCATGGGATATCTTCATCGGGGGACTGAAAAGCTGGGAGAGATGAAGACGTATATGCAGTTCGTGCCTTACACAGACAGGCTCGATTATATCTCAGCATTTCCCAATAATTACGCTTATACCAAGGCTGTGGAGGAACTTGCAGGAATAGAGGTTCCGTTGAGAGCAGAGTACATACGTGTTATCACTCTTGAACTGAACAGGATAGTGAACCATCTTGTAATGCTGGGCTCTCTTCTTCTTGACCTTGGCGCATCAACTATGATAATGTACGGATTCAGGGAAAGGGAGAATGCCCTGCAGTTATTCGAGATGTTATGCGGAGCCCGCATGACTTTTAACTATATCAGGCCCGGAGGAGTAAGGGAAGACATGCCTGAGGGCTTCATACCAAAACTCAACGAGTTCATAAATGATATGGAAAAGCGCATTGATGATTACGAGCAGCTTATCAGCGGTAATGAGATTTTCATGGGGAGAATGAAAGGTATAGGGGTAATGAGCACGCAGGATGCTATCAATTATGGTATGACAGGTCCCTCGCTTCGCGGTCATGGCGTGAATTACGATATAAGGAAACTGGAGCCATATTCCGTATATCCTGACCTTGATTTCAAGGTATGCGTGCGCAATGAAGGGGACAGCTTCGCCAGATACATGGTAAGAATTGATGAGATGAGAGAAAGCCTGCATATTCTAAGACAGGCAGTAGATCAGATGCCTCAGGCAAAACCGGTAAGTTTGGCTAAATATGGGATAGCCCCGATGACAGGCGCTTCAACAGCAGTTTCCACGTATTTCCCGAGGATATTCACTCCGCCGCCTGGCGAGGTTTACAGCAGGATCGAGGCGCCTAAAGGTGAATTAGGATTTTATATTGTAAGTGATGGAACCATAAAACCCTACAGGATCAAAATACGTTCACCCTCTTTCTGTAATCTTACAGCTATACCTAAAATGGTGGAAGGACTTATGATCCCTGACCTGATAGCGGCCTTCGGGACCATTGATGTTGTTCTTGGCGATGTGGACCGGTGA
- a CDS encoding NADH-quinone oxidoreductase subunit C, whose protein sequence is MVVWDYPVEGKNQEPGIWSKMGAEQMNPAEELKQLFPDSVISAGLQIKKPLAIIKKEDLLKVAGKVKEMGFDHLSVITGIDYVDRFEVVYNFFSYTKKQNLVLKIILDHNNPEVSSLSSIWKGADWLERETYDLVGIKFSGHPNLKRILLPDGWIGHPLRKDYDMNIEQFVTVGEDGEDIVSTDGTNLLRR, encoded by the coding sequence ATGGTTGTATGGGATTATCCAGTTGAGGGAAAAAATCAAGAACCAGGGATATGGAGCAAAATGGGGGCTGAACAAATGAACCCGGCTGAAGAGTTAAAGCAGTTATTTCCGGATTCTGTCATAAGTGCAGGACTTCAGATAAAAAAACCTCTTGCAATCATAAAGAAAGAAGATCTGTTAAAGGTCGCAGGAAAAGTGAAAGAAATGGGATTTGATCATCTCTCTGTTATAACGGGAATTGATTATGTGGACAGGTTCGAGGTTGTTTACAATTTCTTTTCTTATACTAAAAAACAGAACCTTGTTTTGAAGATTATACTTGACCATAATAATCCAGAGGTCTCTTCGCTTTCATCTATCTGGAAAGGGGCAGACTGGCTTGAACGGGAAACTTATGACCTTGTCGGAATCAAATTTTCAGGCCACCCCAATCTTAAAAGAATACTGCTGCCTGATGGCTGGATCGGCCATCCCCTGCGAAAGGACTATGATATGAATATTGAGCAGTTTGTTACTGTTGGAGAGGATGGAGAAGATATAGTGAGCACTGATGGGACGAACCTGTTGAGGAGATAA
- a CDS encoding NADH-quinone oxidoreductase subunit B, producing the protein MAKKKPVTALDKLNDTGLISTVLAAREREGLILFSTIDQIFNWARLSSLWPVTSGLACCAIEMMATAMAHHDISRFGMEIFRASPRQADLMLVAGTVTKRMAPRVKKLYEMMAEPKWVISVGSCANTGGPYHESYCVLRGVDLIIPVDVYIPGCPPRPEAWLYGIIQLREKIKNQGYGAKWGLNK; encoded by the coding sequence ATGGCAAAGAAGAAGCCTGTGACTGCGCTTGATAAACTGAATGATACAGGACTTATAAGCACAGTCCTTGCAGCCAGGGAACGGGAAGGATTAATATTATTTTCAACAATTGACCAGATTTTTAACTGGGCTCGTTTAAGCTCCCTCTGGCCGGTCACGTCCGGTCTTGCCTGCTGCGCTATCGAAATGATGGCCACAGCCATGGCGCATCATGATATATCGCGCTTTGGAATGGAAATATTCAGGGCAAGCCCGAGACAGGCTGATCTTATGTTAGTGGCAGGAACTGTTACAAAACGCATGGCCCCCAGAGTAAAAAAACTTTACGAAATGATGGCTGAGCCCAAATGGGTCATTTCCGTAGGCAGCTGTGCAAATACAGGAGGGCCTTATCATGAATCGTATTGTGTATTAAGAGGCGTTGACCTGATAATACCGGTGGACGTTTATATTCCCGGATGCCCTCCCAGGCCAGAGGCATGGTTGTATGGGATTATCCAGTTGAGGGAAAAAATCAAGAACCAGGGATATGGAGCAAAATGGGGGCTGAACAAATGA
- a CDS encoding NADH-quinone oxidoreductase subunit A — MVTNEILDNYLPVVILTIVGVVFVAISLFMSRMVRPSNKTKVKLSTYECAETPIGDARVHFNIQYYLIVIVFLVFDVEVLFLYPWAVQFKNLGPLGFFEMIIFIEVLIIGLAYAWRKEALEWIH; from the coding sequence ATGGTCACAAATGAAATTCTAGATAATTATTTGCCTGTCGTAATTCTTACGATCGTAGGTGTTGTTTTCGTGGCGATCTCACTATTCATGTCAAGGATGGTAAGACCAAGCAATAAGACAAAAGTAAAACTTTCTACATATGAATGCGCTGAAACGCCCATAGGAGATGCAAGGGTTCATTTTAACATCCAGTATTACCTGATCGTTATTGTTTTCCTGGTATTTGATGTTGAAGTTCTTTTCCTGTATCCCTGGGCAGTGCAATTCAAGAACCTCGGACCGCTGGGATTCTTTGAAATGATAATTTTTATTGAAGTACTTATAATAGGCCTGGCTTATGCCTGGAGAAAGGAGGCTTTAGAGTGGATCCATTAA
- a CDS encoding methanogenesis marker 9 domain-containing protein, with protein MTEKLFDIKIGYALFKNPIAVASMAGITDSKFATGLANAGLIILGGYNLDKPTNEAARKEVERGRTEFVSDKPMEFLKSELVAAKGYTTIAANVRAASVEPFLEAAALAKENGAILELNAHCRQPEMVGLGAGEALLKDIPRLCEYIKEIKKTGVVLSVKTRANVVNDVELAKAIEKAGADIIHIDAMHPEGVDIGIIKRIRNSTNLFIIGNNSITDFESAREMFSHGADMVSVARAVRKNPRIIDQLVFEVTSFQSMTGWYNAPKHICGGGDLRALAFCCLPVKPCALHGALKQAGISAEEFMKIKTDFARKTPIEYGEGTCFGSMTWCCKITKPCFLRDSALESSGLSDVEYMRTKKRLSEYILKQTKN; from the coding sequence ATGACAGAAAAATTATTTGACATCAAAATAGGTTATGCATTATTCAAAAATCCAATTGCAGTTGCTTCAATGGCAGGTATAACAGATAGCAAATTCGCAACTGGTCTTGCAAATGCGGGTTTGATAATTCTTGGCGGATATAATCTCGATAAGCCAACAAATGAAGCGGCCCGTAAAGAAGTTGAGAGGGGCAGGACTGAGTTCGTATCAGATAAGCCCATGGAATTCCTGAAATCAGAACTTGTTGCTGCAAAAGGATACACAACGATCGCAGCCAATGTGCGTGCAGCATCCGTTGAACCGTTTTTAGAAGCGGCTGCACTTGCAAAAGAAAATGGCGCTATTCTTGAATTAAATGCGCATTGCAGGCAGCCTGAAATGGTTGGACTGGGAGCAGGTGAGGCATTATTGAAAGACATACCGCGTCTTTGCGAATATATTAAAGAGATCAAAAAAACAGGTGTCGTGCTCTCGGTCAAAACAAGGGCAAATGTTGTGAATGATGTTGAGCTTGCAAAAGCTATCGAAAAAGCCGGGGCTGATATTATACATATAGACGCCATGCATCCGGAGGGTGTGGATATCGGGATTATCAAAAGGATCAGGAACTCAACGAACCTGTTCATTATAGGCAATAATTCGATCACGGATTTTGAAAGCGCCAGGGAAATGTTCTCACATGGTGCGGACATGGTCTCGGTTGCGCGCGCAGTCCGGAAAAATCCCCGGATCATCGACCAGCTTGTTTTTGAGGTGACATCTTTCCAATCAATGACAGGATGGTATAACGCCCCCAAACATATTTGCGGCGGCGGTGACCTGAGGGCGCTTGCTTTTTGCTGCCTTCCCGTAAAACCCTGCGCACTTCACGGCGCGCTTAAACAGGCAGGCATCAGCGCTGAGGAATTCATGAAGATCAAGACTGACTTTGCACGGAAAACACCTATTGAATACGGAGAAGGAACATGTTTCGGAAGCATGACATGGTGCTGCAAGATCACAAAACCCTGTTTTTTAAGGGATTCTGCGCTTGAATCCAGCGGCCTGTCAGATGTGGAATATATGAGGACCAAGAAGAGATTATCGGAATATATATTGAAGCAAACAAAAAATTAA
- a CDS encoding cell division protein FtsJ: protein MRLDSYLVEIGNVGSRGRAKRAITEGHVRVNDSIITRPSFDVAYSDTIEITDGLDKPAGYWKLKDIQEKTNIIKKGDTVLDVGSSAGGFLLYASEIASCVHGIEFSREFHSELGKIAHEHENITIEFADAFMMSHGNEKYDVLLLDITVEPQDSLKALKNLLPALKRGGMLLWVLKLPKKNDMEPIMEELLVMGFDILQIMESQKKEAYAVARKL from the coding sequence ATGAGGCTTGACTCCTATCTAGTGGAAATCGGCAATGTCGGTTCCAGGGGCAGGGCAAAACGCGCAATAACGGAAGGGCATGTCAGAGTAAATGACAGCATCATAACCAGACCTTCATTCGATGTGGCATATTCTGACACAATTGAAATCACAGATGGCCTGGACAAGCCCGCAGGATACTGGAAACTTAAAGATATACAGGAAAAGACTAATATAATCAAGAAAGGCGATACTGTGCTGGACGTTGGCTCAAGCGCAGGAGGTTTCCTGCTGTATGCATCAGAGATTGCCTCTTGCGTTCATGGAATTGAATTCAGCCGCGAGTTCCATTCAGAACTTGGAAAAATCGCACATGAGCATGAGAATATCACAATTGAATTCGCCGATGCATTCATGATGTCTCATGGCAATGAAAAATATGATGTTTTGCTTCTTGACATTACAGTGGAACCACAGGATTCATTAAAAGCCCTTAAGAATCTGCTTCCCGCATTGAAAAGAGGCGGCATGCTGCTCTGGGTCTTAAAATTACCAAAAAAAAATGATATGGAACCCATCATGGAAGAATTATTAGTTATGGGATTTGATATCCTGCAAATCATGGAATCGCAAAAAAAAGAAGCGTATGCAGTAGCAAGGAAATTATGA
- the dph2 gene encoding diphthamide biosynthesis enzyme Dph2 — protein MKNQFDFDLGRIINIIEENHFKTVGLQFPEGFKRQAFSISEMLEERTGAGILISGNPCFGACDIDTSLAGRVDVMFHFGHSKMGNFNNVVFIETRSNVDVLPCVKTALPLLKTTKIGLITTVQHIHKLDEISNFLLENGKKGITGKGDLRVSYPGQVLGCNFTAARVDCDEYLYIGSGIFHPLGVAIATGKRVVAADPYLNKAVEVSPDKFLRKRSGYIANSMDAKIFGIIVSSKSGQNRKELAKKLAKIAWEHGKKAQIIMMDLVTPEQLLAFKVDAYVNTACPRITIDDAERFHVPVLTPQEFEIVLGERPWDRLVMDEISGDEMQELL, from the coding sequence ATGAAGAACCAGTTCGATTTTGATTTGGGGAGAATAATAAATATCATAGAAGAAAATCACTTTAAAACAGTCGGGCTCCAATTTCCCGAAGGTTTTAAAAGACAGGCTTTTTCCATTTCTGAGATGCTTGAAGAACGAACAGGAGCAGGCATTTTAATATCCGGAAATCCCTGTTTTGGTGCATGCGATATCGATACATCCCTTGCAGGAAGAGTCGATGTAATGTTCCATTTCGGGCATTCAAAGATGGGAAATTTCAACAATGTGGTTTTTATTGAAACGCGCTCTAACGTTGATGTCCTGCCATGCGTTAAAACCGCACTCCCGCTTTTAAAAACCACTAAGATCGGCCTCATAACCACTGTCCAGCACATACATAAACTTGATGAGATTTCCAATTTCCTGCTGGAAAATGGAAAGAAAGGGATAACGGGAAAAGGTGATTTAAGAGTAAGTTATCCCGGACAGGTCCTTGGATGCAATTTCACGGCAGCACGTGTTGATTGTGATGAATATCTCTATATTGGCAGCGGTATTTTCCATCCGCTTGGGGTGGCTATAGCCACGGGAAAAAGAGTGGTTGCGGCAGACCCGTATTTAAACAAGGCAGTCGAAGTATCTCCCGATAAGTTCCTGCGAAAGCGAAGCGGGTATATCGCAAATTCAATGGACGCAAAGATCTTCGGCATAATCGTTTCCTCAAAAAGCGGACAGAACAGGAAAGAACTTGCAAAAAAGCTTGCGAAAATTGCATGGGAGCATGGGAAGAAGGCGCAAATTATTATGATGGATCTTGTGACCCCTGAGCAATTGCTGGCTTTTAAAGTAGATGCGTATGTTAATACAGCATGCCCGAGGATCACTATCGATGATGCAGAAAGGTTCCATGTACCAGTCCTTACGCCGCAGGAATTTGAAATTGTCCTGGGGGAAAGACCCTGGGATAGACTGGTAATGGATGAGATATCAGGTGATGAAATGCAGGAACTGCTATAA